A genomic region of Rheinheimera sp. MMS21-TC3 contains the following coding sequences:
- a CDS encoding TIGR01777 family oxidoreductase, protein MKILITGATGLIGSALIKFWQEQHQLIALTRSAVNAEQLVSQGIAAVTELSQVDFNQLDAVINLAGEPILGKRWSAKHKQLLCQSRWQLTEQLYQAISTANTPPGIFISGSAIGYYGAQNQQIITEDYSHPFADFSHTLCQRWEEIALQASSATTRVCLLRTGIVLAKQGGALKRMLLPFKLGLGGKIGSGQQYMSWIHIEDMVGLIDFLLLHPTLQGAFNATAPYPVTNSEFTQQLATTLRRPAILPLPSPVLRLIMGEMADLVLNSQRVVPARLTAASFQFAYPQLDDALTAILAR, encoded by the coding sequence ATGAAAATATTAATTACAGGTGCTACCGGCTTAATCGGCTCAGCATTAATCAAGTTCTGGCAAGAACAACATCAGCTTATTGCTTTAACTCGTAGTGCAGTCAATGCTGAGCAGCTTGTTAGCCAAGGTATAGCCGCTGTAACCGAGTTAAGCCAAGTTGATTTTAACCAGCTAGATGCTGTTATTAACCTAGCCGGTGAACCTATTCTTGGCAAACGCTGGTCTGCGAAGCACAAACAGCTATTATGTCAAAGTCGTTGGCAATTAACCGAGCAACTTTACCAGGCTATCTCAACCGCCAACACTCCACCTGGTATATTTATTAGCGGCTCAGCTATTGGTTATTATGGCGCCCAAAATCAGCAAATAATAACTGAAGATTACTCTCACCCTTTCGCTGACTTTAGTCATACCCTTTGCCAACGTTGGGAAGAAATAGCCCTACAGGCTTCTTCTGCAACAACTAGGGTGTGCTTATTGCGTACTGGCATAGTATTAGCCAAACAAGGCGGTGCTTTAAAGCGAATGTTATTGCCATTTAAATTGGGCTTAGGTGGTAAAATAGGATCAGGTCAACAATATATGTCATGGATCCATATAGAAGATATGGTGGGTTTAATCGACTTTTTATTATTGCACCCCACATTACAAGGCGCTTTTAATGCAACTGCTCCCTACCCTGTAACTAACTCAGAATTTACTCAGCAATTAGCCACTACCTTACGGCGTCCAGCTATTTTGCCACTGCCTAGTCCAGTATTGCGCTTGATTATGGGCGAAATGGCTGATTTGGTTTTAAACAGCCAACGTGTTGTTCCTGCTAGGCTAACTGCGGCAAGTTTTCAGTTTGCTTATCCACAGTTAGATGACGCTTTAACTGCTATCTTAGCCCGTTAG
- a CDS encoding ABC transporter permease, producing the protein MWASIAWRLFWRELKQGELWVIAFSLFLAVASVVSLSGITQGVETALQQRSAQFIAADKVLGSSIPFSDDIIVKATEHNLTTAKQMQFDSMVFAGDKMQLVTVKAVSDAYPLRGALLLNRSLNVGDGFEHKRPLQQVWLEPRLFELLSIKPGAQIELGAAKFTVAGIIKSEPDAPLSVFTAAPRLLMNIADIPATEIVQPGSRISYRYLFSGASNDLARFEAALNTNLSVHHKWQDLDSESAIGSALNRAERFLLLAGLLGIVLAACASAVAANRYGQRHIQAVAVIKALGASTQQVRLIYGSHLALVTVFSLVIGLVVGQVAIAVAQWGIQQYFADFIAELNFRPIVLGAITCIICATLFAGRPLWLLSNTAAMVVLKRPSGLEFKIDILQFVTGGLAVFLLMWLFSGELLLSLGLFILCLLFSIILLLCAAAIVRLAKPMAAGQSSASRLALANLRRRLWANSFQLITFSLAIFLFLLLYFLRTELMEQWQKQIPDGAPNHFLVNVTKSQQQQLTAFAAEHNLTLDAFYPVVRGRLTTINGQVVTEAASKEETGEQRVGVGRELNLTWLTELPTNNELVEGLWFTEASKAEVSIEAQLAERLGLKLNDKLSFSIGGQQVSAVVSSIRSVDWNSLQPNFYMILSPDVLADFPSTAITAFYLAPDKQLLLNKLARLMPTVTVISVDAIIKQVNAIISQVSLALSFILIIIALAAGLVLIAQVQATLEQREQELAILRTLGAQYAFLRNALLLEFALLGALAGSFATVLAEILLFVIQQRVFNLAFQPHWQLWWLGPTIGVIMVTVLGWWQLKRLLQIPSGLLVRKVLTG; encoded by the coding sequence AGTTTTAGGCTCCAGCATTCCTTTTTCTGACGACATTATTGTTAAAGCAACCGAGCATAATTTAACTACAGCCAAACAAATGCAGTTTGACTCTATGGTGTTTGCTGGTGACAAAATGCAATTAGTCACGGTTAAAGCTGTTAGTGATGCCTACCCATTGCGTGGCGCTTTATTACTTAACCGCAGCCTAAATGTAGGTGATGGCTTTGAGCATAAGCGACCTTTACAGCAAGTATGGTTAGAGCCGCGTTTATTTGAATTATTAAGTATTAAACCAGGCGCGCAAATAGAACTAGGAGCAGCTAAGTTTACTGTCGCTGGCATAATTAAAAGTGAGCCTGATGCGCCTTTAAGTGTATTTACGGCAGCACCTAGGTTATTAATGAATATTGCGGACATTCCGGCCACAGAGATTGTGCAGCCGGGTAGCCGCATCAGCTATCGCTATTTGTTCTCAGGCGCCAGTAATGATTTAGCGCGATTTGAAGCTGCACTGAATACAAATTTATCGGTACATCATAAATGGCAGGATCTTGATAGTGAATCAGCCATTGGTAGCGCTTTAAACCGTGCTGAGCGCTTTTTATTACTAGCCGGTTTGTTAGGTATAGTGCTAGCGGCCTGCGCATCCGCTGTAGCAGCAAATCGTTATGGCCAAAGGCATATTCAAGCTGTGGCGGTAATTAAAGCCTTAGGGGCTAGCACACAGCAGGTAAGGTTGATCTATGGTAGTCATTTAGCATTAGTGACGGTTTTTAGTTTAGTTATTGGCTTAGTAGTGGGGCAAGTTGCAATAGCTGTAGCTCAATGGGGAATTCAGCAGTATTTTGCTGATTTTATAGCTGAATTAAACTTTAGGCCTATAGTGTTAGGAGCGATAACCTGTATTATTTGTGCCACTTTGTTTGCTGGTCGACCTTTATGGTTGTTGTCCAATACTGCAGCTATGGTGGTATTAAAGCGACCATCTGGCCTTGAGTTTAAAATTGATATTTTGCAGTTTGTTACCGGTGGCTTAGCCGTATTTTTATTAATGTGGTTATTTAGTGGTGAATTATTACTTAGTCTAGGGTTATTTATACTTTGTTTATTATTTTCCATCATTTTATTACTTTGTGCAGCGGCTATTGTTCGTTTAGCCAAGCCTATGGCTGCAGGACAGAGTAGTGCGAGTCGTCTTGCTTTAGCTAATTTGCGGCGTAGATTATGGGCAAATAGCTTTCAGCTAATTACATTTAGTTTAGCGATCTTCTTATTTTTACTATTGTATTTCTTGCGCACTGAGCTAATGGAGCAATGGCAAAAGCAAATTCCTGACGGGGCGCCAAATCACTTTTTAGTTAATGTGACTAAGTCACAACAACAACAGTTAACAGCGTTTGCAGCAGAGCATAATTTAACCTTAGATGCTTTTTATCCAGTAGTACGTGGCCGTTTAACCACTATTAATGGCCAGGTTGTGACAGAAGCTGCCAGTAAAGAAGAGACGGGTGAACAACGAGTAGGTGTGGGCCGTGAGCTTAATTTAACTTGGTTAACTGAATTACCAACTAATAATGAGTTGGTAGAGGGGCTTTGGTTTACTGAAGCCAGCAAAGCTGAAGTATCAATAGAAGCCCAGTTAGCCGAGCGGTTAGGATTAAAATTAAATGATAAATTAAGCTTTTCTATCGGTGGTCAGCAAGTTAGTGCGGTTGTTAGTAGCATCCGCAGTGTAGACTGGAATAGCTTACAGCCTAACTTTTATATGATTTTAAGTCCTGATGTACTGGCTGACTTTCCATCCACGGCTATTACTGCATTTTATTTAGCCCCAGACAAGCAATTATTGCTAAATAAGTTAGCGCGATTAATGCCAACAGTAACGGTCATAAGTGTTGATGCAATTATTAAACAAGTTAATGCAATTATTAGCCAAGTTAGTTTAGCTTTAAGCTTTATTTTAATTATTATTGCGCTTGCCGCTGGGCTAGTGTTAATCGCTCAAGTACAGGCAACGCTCGAGCAACGTGAGCAAGAGTTGGCAATTTTACGTACTTTAGGTGCTCAGTATGCTTTTTTACGTAATGCGCTTTTATTAGAATTTGCATTATTAGGCGCTTTAGCCGGCAGCTTTGCTACTGTATTAGCTGAAATATTATTATTTGTAATTCAACAGCGGGTCTTTAACTTAGCCTTTCAACCACATTGGCAGCTATGGTGGTTGGGGCCAACAATTGGCGTAATAATGGTAACAGTATTAGGCTGGTGGCAACTTAAACGCTTGTTACAAATCCCAAGTGGCCTCTTAGTACGTAAAGTGCTAACGGGCTAA